In the Setaria italica strain Yugu1 chromosome VI, Setaria_italica_v2.0, whole genome shotgun sequence genome, one interval contains:
- the LOC101775195 gene encoding uncharacterized protein LOC101775195 — protein MDDDIEYVLQKCMGSSSYSVPDSQLRGMVIDELSKLFSKNGVPITKYNLPSSAPSLGFGNRLIGDEEAYDIATLVDQDPLLYSRLNDCQRIAYDSIVRTVVSNELAFYFMSVLEVRSLGKIILVVASSGVASLLLPGGRTAHSRFKISIDIYETTICDIKRENDVDMGLLPFSGMVVVLGDDLRQLLPIIEGGVCSKIVDAAITNSSLWIFVIILETPMNMRLVADGLDSVAKEELSKFSD, from the exons ATGGATGATGATATAGAGTATGTTCTTCAAAAGTGTATGGGCAGTTCTTCTTATTCTGTACCTGATTCACAGCTAAGAGGTATGGTAATTGATGAGCTATCTAAGTTATTTTCTAAAAATGGGGTTCCAATTACAAAGTACAATTTGCCATCTTCAGCACCGAGTTTAGGTTTTGGAAATCGTCTTATTGGTGATGAAGAGGCATATGACATTGCTACACTGGTAGATCAAGATCCTCTATTGTACAGTAGACTGAATGATTGTCAACGGATTGCTTATGATTCCATTGTCAGAACTGTCGTGAGTAATGAACTTGCATTTTACTTCATGTCAGTTCTGGAG GTTAGATCTCTTGGAAAGATCATTCTTGTTGTTGCATCATCAGGCGTTGCTTCATTGTTACTACCGGGTGGCAGAACTGCACATTCAAGATTTAAGATTTCAATAGACATTTATGAGACTACAATTTGTGATATTAAGAGAG AGAATGATGTAGATATGGGGTTATTGCCTTTCAGTGGTATGGTTGTGGTTCTTGGTGATGATTTAAGACAGCTTCTGCCTATTATTGAAGGTGGTGTGTGCTCAAAGATAGTGGATGCTGCGATTACTAATTCTTCATTATGGATATTTGTTATTATTTTGGAGACACCAATGAATATGAGATTAGTTGCAGATGGTTTAGATTCTGTTGCTAAGGAGGAGCTCTCTAAATTTAGTGACTGA